The following coding sequences are from one Malaciobacter pacificus window:
- a CDS encoding DNA polymerase III subunit gamma/tau, whose translation MSEQIEKRVLALKYRPKRFEDLVGQSTVSQTLSLALDSSRLSHAYLFSGLRGSGKTSTARIMAKALLCTNGPTSKPCEVCDNCVSANSNRHLDIIEMDAASNRGIDDIKDLIEHTKYKPSSARFKVFIIDEVHMLTTQAFNALLKTLEEPPGFVKFILATTDPLKLPATILSRTQHFRFNKIAQNDVIHHLSHILNEENIDFDKDALEILARTGQGSLRDTLTLLDQAIIFSKARITTSSVVDMLGLIDPTVMDNIFSVVLNKGDINPILKELEVYEVSQICDEMTIYLKDKMLSKDPRFDLLLFDRFFRVLSDAKHLLSINSDSGFVLLLTLMKLVEATNIKTIDDIINQVQNISVKETTTVITPSVTPTVQESTPNVQKEIEPTPFVKEEIKAPIEHETKIEEPTEADLAMAESVIDLGVVDAIETVNPFEEEQLIQAPQKEEPRNDFSTPFDATPFDEEPTQDKLTQEKPVEQLVENIEPKLEEKVEEKLEKEAEVNSNELVQEPMEQQVKVNHNEEIEVVALESFEDDPSLELYEQLTAKIYDRDFALGECFEKNFIYNGFENRKLNIISYAQDDDRKFLYKHFGVIKTFALDTFGHDIELDFKKEEPSVLEEKKTELKVDDSSKDKSYDENNSNDSGSMIEDIEVGSGCVADMQKTSNPTLSQRELELNDIINSKMLDKAKELLDVRKITVKTRS comes from the coding sequence ATGAGTGAACAAATTGAAAAAAGAGTTTTAGCTTTAAAGTATAGACCAAAAAGGTTTGAAGATTTGGTAGGTCAAAGTACGGTTTCTCAAACTTTATCCTTAGCTCTTGATTCAAGTAGACTTTCTCATGCTTACCTTTTTAGTGGACTTAGAGGAAGTGGTAAAACAAGTACAGCTAGAATTATGGCGAAAGCACTTTTATGTACAAATGGACCTACTTCAAAACCTTGCGAGGTTTGTGATAATTGTGTTAGTGCAAATTCAAATAGACACCTTGATATTATAGAAATGGATGCTGCTTCAAATAGAGGTATTGATGATATTAAAGATTTAATTGAACATACAAAATATAAACCAAGTAGTGCTAGATTTAAAGTATTTATTATCGATGAAGTTCATATGCTTACTACTCAAGCTTTTAATGCTTTATTAAAAACTTTAGAAGAACCTCCTGGATTTGTTAAATTTATTTTAGCAACAACTGATCCATTAAAATTACCAGCAACGATTTTAAGTAGAACTCAACACTTTAGATTTAATAAAATTGCACAAAATGACGTAATCCATCATTTATCTCATATATTAAATGAAGAGAATATTGATTTTGATAAAGATGCATTAGAAATATTAGCAAGAACAGGACAAGGAAGTTTAAGGGATACTTTAACATTATTAGACCAAGCAATAATTTTCTCAAAAGCAAGAATTACAACTTCAAGTGTAGTTGATATGCTTGGACTTATTGATCCTACAGTTATGGATAATATTTTCTCTGTTGTATTAAATAAAGGTGATATCAATCCAATTTTAAAAGAGTTAGAGGTTTATGAAGTTTCTCAAATTTGTGATGAAATGACTATTTACTTAAAAGATAAAATGCTAAGTAAAGACCCGAGATTTGATTTATTACTATTTGATAGATTTTTTAGAGTTTTAAGTGATGCAAAACATTTATTATCAATAAATTCTGATAGTGGATTTGTATTATTATTAACATTAATGAAACTTGTTGAAGCAACAAATATAAAAACTATTGATGATATCATAAATCAAGTACAAAATATATCTGTAAAAGAAACTACAACAGTTATTACTCCAAGTGTAACTCCTACGGTTCAAGAATCTACTCCAAATGTACAAAAAGAGATTGAGCCAACACCTTTCGTAAAAGAAGAAATTAAAGCTCCAATTGAGCATGAAACAAAAATAGAAGAACCAACTGAGGCAGATTTAGCAATGGCTGAAAGTGTGATTGATTTAGGAGTTGTTGATGCAATTGAAACTGTTAATCCTTTTGAAGAGGAACAATTAATACAAGCTCCTCAAAAAGAAGAACCAAGAAATGACTTTTCAACTCCATTTGATGCTACACCTTTTGATGAAGAACCTACACAAGATAAATTAACACAAGAAAAGCCAGTAGAACAATTAGTAGAAAATATTGAGCCAAAACTTGAAGAAAAAGTAGAAGAGAAACTAGAAAAAGAGGCTGAAGTGAATTCAAATGAATTAGTTCAAGAGCCAATGGAACAACAAGTGAAAGTAAATCATAATGAAGAAATTGAAGTTGTGGCACTTGAAAGTTTTGAAGATGATCCTTCACTTGAGTTATATGAGCAATTAACTGCAAAGATTTATGATAGAGATTTTGCCCTTGGAGAGTGTTTTGAAAAAAACTTTATATATAATGGTTTTGAAAATAGAAAATTAAATATTATTTCATATGCCCAAGATGATGATAGAAAATTTTTATATAAACATTTTGGTGTAATTAAAACATTTGCACTTGATACTTTTGGTCATGATATTGAACTAGACTTTAAAAAGGAAGAACCCTCCGTATTAGAAGAGAAAAAAACTGAATTAAAAGTTGATGATTCATCAAAAGATAAAAGTTATGATGAAAATAATTCCAATGATAGTGGTTCTATGATTGAAGATATTGAAGTTGGTTCAGGTTGTGTTGCTGATATGCAAAAAACTTCTAATCCAACTCTATCTCAAAGAGAACTAGAGCTTAATGATATTATAAATTCAAAAATGCTTGACAAAGCTAAAGAGTTACTTGATGTCAGAAAGATTACAGTTAAAACAAGAAGTTAA
- a CDS encoding thioredoxin domain-containing protein, with the protein MNKVSKLLTLSTLLATALVANDKNVIEFEKNRISQNPNVKVEEITINTKKELPISGWNGYILDVKAKVGEKDVNAKDIVFSDGRYIALDLIDSKNGKSLKDLVTPNLTSKYYDKSKLIAGNHNAKDKIVVFSDPLCPFCMDYIPDVINHVNKNADSIALYYYHFPLLRLHPAAGPLSKIMDVAKHKGMKDVELKTYKADWDKYFTSKTTDEKKILEAFNSEFKTDIKLSEIQDKKVQDLIKNDMKMGEDVMVQGTPTIFVNGIKDTMKVKFLELGNK; encoded by the coding sequence ATGAATAAAGTTTCAAAGTTACTAACTCTTAGTACTTTACTTGCAACAGCATTAGTTGCAAATGATAAAAATGTAATAGAATTTGAAAAAAATAGAATTTCTCAAAATCCTAATGTAAAAGTTGAAGAAATCACAATTAATACTAAAAAAGAGTTACCAATTTCGGGTTGGAATGGTTATATTTTAGATGTTAAAGCTAAAGTAGGAGAAAAAGACGTAAATGCAAAAGATATAGTTTTTTCTGATGGTAGATATATAGCTTTAGATTTAATTGATTCAAAAAATGGTAAATCTTTAAAAGATTTAGTTACACCAAACTTAACTTCTAAATATTATGATAAATCAAAGTTAATTGCTGGTAATCACAATGCCAAAGATAAAATTGTTGTATTCTCAGACCCACTATGTCCATTTTGTATGGACTATATACCAGATGTAATTAATCATGTAAATAAAAATGCTGATTCAATTGCTTTATATTACTATCATTTCCCATTATTAAGATTACACCCAGCAGCAGGTCCTTTATCAAAAATAATGGATGTAGCAAAGCATAAGGGAATGAAAGATGTTGAGTTAAAAACTTATAAAGCTGATTGGGATAAATATTTCACAAGTAAAACAACGGATGAAAAGAAAATCTTAGAAGCGTTTAACAGTGAATTTAAAACAGATATTAAATTGAGTGAAATTCAAGATAAAAAGGTTCAAGACTTAATTAAAAATGATATGAAAATGGGTGAGGATGTTATGGTTCAAGGAACACCTACAATTTTTGTAAATGGTATAAAAGATACTATGAAAGTTAAATTTTTAGAACTTGGAAATAAATAA